A region of the Mesoterricola sediminis genome:
ACGGCCTTCGTGAAGGCGAGCGTCGGCAACCGGGCCTGACAGCACCCACGGGGGGCGGGGCGCCCGTCCCCCTCCGTATTTGACCGCGCGATGCCCCGGCATGCCCTGGCCACCGCGTCCGCCTTTGTTCCTCGCATGGAGGTTTCCACGTGACATTCGCCGCCACCAACATCGACAAGCTCTGCATCGACACCGTGAGGTGCCTCGCCATGGACGCCGTCCAGAAGGCCAACAGCGGCCATCCCGGCACCGCCATGGCCCAGGCCCCCGCGGCCTACACCCTCTGGACGAAGTTCCTGAAGCACAACCCCGCCGATCCCAAGTGGGCCGACCGGGACCGCTTCGTCCTCTCCTGCGGGCACGTCTCGATGCTCATCTACTCCCTGCTCCACCTCGCCGGCTACGGCCTGGAGCTGGAGGACCTGAAGAACTTCCGCCAGTGGGGCTCCCGGACCCCGGGCCACCCCGAGTTCGGGCACACCGCCGGCGTCGAGACGACGACGGGGCCCCTGGGCCAGGGCGTCAGCAACGCCGTCGGCATGGCCATCGCGGAGCGCTGGCTCGCGGACCGCTTCAACCGCCCCGGCCACGCGGTCGTGGACCACCGCACCTGGTGCTTCGCCGGCGACGGCGACCTCATGGAAGGCGTGGCCATGGAGGCCGCGAGCCTCGCCGGCCACCTCGGCCTGGAGAAGCTCGTCGTCCTCTACGACAACAACAACATCACCATCGAGGGCGAGGCCGGCCTGGCCTTCACCGAGAACGTGGGCCGCCGCTTCGAGGCCCAGGGCTGGCGCGTCCTGAAGGTCGCCGACGGCGAGGACCTGGAGGCCCTCGGGAAGGCCTTCGCGGAGGCGTCGAAGCCCTGCGGCAAGCCCACCCTCATCGACTGCCGCACCATCATCGGGTGGCCCGCCCCCACCAAGAAGAACACCCACCACGCCCACGGCGCCCCCCTGGGCGAGGGCGAGATCCGGGCCACCAAGGAGATCCTGGGCTGGGATCCGGACGGCCACTTCGTCGTGCCCGCCGAGGCCCTGGCCCACTGGCGGGGCTGCCTGGAGCGGGGCGCCGGGGCGCAGGCCGCCTGGGAGAAGCGCTTCGAGGCCTACCGCGCCGCCTTCCCGGCGGAGGCCGCCGAGTTCGAGGCCTTCATGAAGGGGGAGCTGCCTGCCGGCTGGCAGGAGGCCCTGCCGGTGTTCCAGGCCGGCCAGGATCAGGCCACCCGGGAAGCCAGCGGCAAGGCCCTCAACGCCCTCGCCACCGCCATCCCCAACCTGGTGGGCGGTTCCGCCGACCTGGCCCCGTCCAACAACACGAACCTCAAGGACGGCGGCGACTTCGGCCCGGGGGCCTCGGGCCGGAACTTCCACTGGGGCATCCGCGAGCACGCCATGGGCGCCGTCCTCAACGGCATGAGCCTCCACGGCGGCCTCCGTGTCTTCGGGGCCACCTTCCTCATCTTCAGCGACTACATGCGGCCTCCCGTCCGGCTCGCCGCCCTCATGGGCCAGCCGGTCACCTATGTGTGGACGCATGATTCCATCGGCGTGGGCGAGGACGGCCCCACCCACCAGCCGGTTGAGCAGGTCATGACCCTCCGCATGATCCCGGGCATGACGATGATCCGGCCCGCCGACGCCAACGAGACGGTGGAGGCCTGGCGCGCCGCGATCGGCCAGGCGAAGGGCCCCGTCGGTCTGGCCCTCACCCGCCAGAAGCTGCCCGTGCTGGACGCCGCCAAG
Encoded here:
- the tkt gene encoding transketolase, encoding MTFAATNIDKLCIDTVRCLAMDAVQKANSGHPGTAMAQAPAAYTLWTKFLKHNPADPKWADRDRFVLSCGHVSMLIYSLLHLAGYGLELEDLKNFRQWGSRTPGHPEFGHTAGVETTTGPLGQGVSNAVGMAIAERWLADRFNRPGHAVVDHRTWCFAGDGDLMEGVAMEAASLAGHLGLEKLVVLYDNNNITIEGEAGLAFTENVGRRFEAQGWRVLKVADGEDLEALGKAFAEASKPCGKPTLIDCRTIIGWPAPTKKNTHHAHGAPLGEGEIRATKEILGWDPDGHFVVPAEALAHWRGCLERGAGAQAAWEKRFEAYRAAFPAEAAEFEAFMKGELPAGWQEALPVFQAGQDQATREASGKALNALATAIPNLVGGSADLAPSNNTNLKDGGDFGPGASGRNFHWGIREHAMGAVLNGMSLHGGLRVFGATFLIFSDYMRPPVRLAALMGQPVTYVWTHDSIGVGEDGPTHQPVEQVMTLRMIPGMTMIRPADANETVEAWRAAIGQAKGPVGLALTRQKLPVLDAAKARGAARGAYILEEASAAPKLLLLATGSEVHLALKARAVLEAEGIPTRVVSMPSWELFARQDAAYREQVLPAAVKARVSVEAGLTHGWERFVGLDGASVGLDHFGASAPAEILFERFGFTVENVVKVAKGVLAAR